In Raphanus sativus cultivar WK10039 chromosome 5, ASM80110v3, whole genome shotgun sequence, the following proteins share a genomic window:
- the LOC108859624 gene encoding uncharacterized protein LOC108859624, with the protein MMGVHLEAGPTTDQIIAALKRCGDWSTEDRKRLAYLSIFTGFIEGRKFSTATRSTLARLVMDLERFENYPWGRVAFKVLMDSLWNKEITGCYTVDEFIQVLQVWAYTSIPGMGASIGSPRANSPSPPILAYEGSRGRRFMKAAILSQTRVINFVEKDISEMWPKWDSEVEDVPAKNIIKVMYDRRPWKWTMDCWEVTGTKPKFVTPSKRAKEMVVVEVEEEEEDNQRPQKKGNKPYIRI; encoded by the exons atgatgggagttcatctggaagctgggccaactactgatcagataatagcagcactgaagagatgcggggattggtccacggaagatcgcaagcggctcgcgtacctttccatcttcactggattcattgaagggagaaagttttcaaccgctacacgatctactctggcaaggctagtgatggatttagaacggtttgagaattatccatgggggagagtcgcgtttaaggtgctgatggactctttgtggaacaaagagattactggctgttacaccgtggatgagtttatacaagttcttcaggtctgggcgtacacatCTATTCCGGgaatgggtgctagtattggtagtcccagagcaaacagtccgtctccaccgattctggcttacgagggcagcagaggccgcagattcatgaaagctgctatcttgagtcag acccgcgtgatcaactttgttgagaaggacattagtgaaatgtggccaaaatgggactctgaggttgaggacgtgcccgcgaagaacatcattaaagtcatgtatgatcggagaccgtggaagtggaccatggattgctgggaagtcactggtacaaaacctaagtttgtgactccatcgaaaagagccaaagagatggttgtggtggaggtggaggaggaggaggaagacaatcagagacctcagAAGAAAG GAAACAAACCGTACATAAggatttga
- the LOC130512583 gene encoding BURP domain protein RD22-like: protein MATRLPLICLLVSVTAIAADLSPERYWNTALPNTPIPSSLRHLLTPDFTDEKSTNVQVGKGGVNVNAGKGKPGGGTAVNVGKGGVHVDTGKGKGKGTHVSVSGGKGPGGGVGVHTGKPGKRTDVGVGKGGVIVHTRHKGKPVYVGVKPGPNPFVYNYAASKTQLHDDPKAALFFLEKDMVPGKEMNLRFNAEDGYDGKTTFLPRGEAETVPFESEKFSEILKTFSVKPGSGEAEMMKKTIEECEAKRVGGEEKYCATSLESMVDFSVSKLGKDHVRAVSTEVAEKNAPMQKYRITAAGVKKLSDDKSVVCHKQKYPFAVFYCHKAMMTSVYSVPLEGENGLRAKAVAVCHKNTSAWNPNHLAFKVLKVKPGTVPVCHFLPETHVVWFSY, encoded by the exons ATGGCCACTCGTCTTCCATTGATCTGTCTTCTTGTCTCAGTCACGGCGATTGCGGCTGACTTATCACCGGAGCGTTACTGGAACACGGCCTTACCAAACACTCCCATTCCAAGCTCTCTCCGCCATCTCTTAACGCcag ATTTCACCGATGAGAAAAGCACCAACGTCCAAGTAGGGAAAGGAGGAGTGAACGTTAACGCCGGAAAAGGTAAACCCGGCGGAGGAACCGCCGTGAACGTTGGAAAGGGAGGCGTCCACGTGGACACCGGAAAGGGTAAGGGTAAGGGGACACACGTGAGCGTTAGCGGCGGAAAAGGTCCTGGAGGAGGCGTGGGCGTCCATACCGGGAAACCTGGAAAGAGAACCGACGTAGGAGTGGGTAAAGGCGGCGTTATAGTGCACACGCGCCACAAGGGCAAGCCGGTCTACGTCGGTGTGAAACCAGGACCAAACCCTTTTGTGTATAACTACGCAGCGAGCAAGACTCAGCTCCACGACGATCCCAAAGCGGCTCTCTTTTTCTTGGAGAAGGACATGGTTCCCGGAAAAGAGATGAACCTTAGGTTTAATGCGGAGGACGGCTACGACGGCAAGACGACCTTCTTGCCACGTGGGGAGGCGGAAACGGTGCCGTTTGAGTCGGAGAAGTTTTCGGAGATCTTGAAGACTTTCTCGGTTAAACCCGGTTCGGGAGAAGCTGAGATGATGAAGAAAACGATTGAGGAGTGTGAAGCTAAAAGAGTTGGTGGAGAGGAGAAGTATTGTGCTACGTCTTTGGAGTCAATGGTTGACTTTAGCGTTTCTAAACTTGGCAAAGATCACGTTCGTGCAGTTTCCACTGAg GTGGCTGAGAAGAATGCACCGATGCAGAAGTACAGAATCACAGCGGCTGGAGTAAAGAAGTTGTCGGATGACAAGTCAGTGGTGTGTCACAAACAGAAGTACCCATTCGCAGTGTTCTACTGCCACAAGGCGATGATGACGAGCGTTTACTCGGTTCCGCTCGAAGGAGAGAACGGGTTGAGGGCTAAGGCGGTTGCTGTATGCCACAAGAACACCTCAGCTTGGAACCCAAACCACTTGGCCTTCAAAGTCCTTAAAGTGAAGCCAGGGACTGTTCCGGTCTGCCATTTCCTCCCTGAGACCCATGTTGTTTGGTTCAGCTATTAG
- the LOC130512865 gene encoding protein ANTI-SILENCING 1-like, giving the protein MERSVKVDGLPFKWGKKSVENKDVQFYESFTYGGCEYCLYDCVSVGGDSSKLDSREFFVGKIIKMWEYNDRRQDPRRVELLWFFKPSELSLYLDGLRDVLANELFLASGSGLGLTNENLLEAISGKCRVLCISKDVRNPQPSEEEIKSADFLFHRTYDVGTSRILDTIDDTIAGVDVKFIFNRRIASSRQKVATNIQGTADSLKPNHPSTSGSVMQNERNAGDSSGNWKSDYGYKKEQDNECHNQLARKRSTLAEERSDKDFGRVDGELDSFSASGRRHDCHGRKDQDDEVGKQLAKQKPRLADERCGKDSYCSDDMPQKKRRLDGSLAGPDGRFKVPQKLRNDGRKNIEPIRRDAMVGKSRFAEERRSNDFYGLDVMSLKKPRLDGSIAVSDGRTRESQNISHDGKKDMQGMRKDVMVEKSRLAGERCSKDYMAQKKLELRGSVVVSDGRSKMSQKLSHGEREDPRDKVTRGEVYSQKSSFTDKNQDLLIPKFSEGKVTKHVRFAEGKETKHVRFAEEIETRHVRFAEGTEARHVRFSEGTETRHVRFSEGTETRPVRFSEGQETRPATEKGLIKKSSPDCKISKHSEDKMLTNADYRRHHRVFEVTQKPNVEGIKWFRKLSWEEDLRCAEGKGTLVVLRNLDPSYTSNEVENIIYSALNEQCTARMIERTSATIPHIGEALVIFETTDAAKRVIRRLHEGCLLLSNGRVLVATSAKVNPPAMPSLPFPGHISIQRRGKRSGAVTSHCSQGNNIEFEMGMEWWLHLRIYKQIWESIYERQVDEKKKLQLDVELKHT; this is encoded by the exons atggagagGTCAGTAAAAGTCGACGGTTTACCATTTAAGTGGGGTAAAAAGAGTGTAGAAAACAAGGACGTCCAGTTCTATGAATCTTTCACTTACGGTGGCTGTGAGTACTGTCTTTATGACTGTGTCTCTGTTGGAGGTGATAGTAGTAAACTAGACTCCCGAGAGTTCTTTGTTGGCAAGATTATAAAAATGTGGGAGTATAATGATCGGCGTCAAGACCCGAGGAGAGTCGAGTTACTCTGGTTCTTCAAACCTTCTGAGCTTTCCTTGTACCTTGATGGGCTTCGAGATGTGCTTGCTAACGAACTGTTCTTGGCTTCTGGGTCAGGTCTTGGCCTCACCAATGAAAACCTACTG GAAGCAATTTCTGGAAAATGTCGTGTTCTATGCATTTCCAAGGACGTAAGAAACCCACAGCCCTCTGAGGAAGAAATCAAGTCGGCCGACTTCCTTTTTCACCGAACTTATGATGTGGGAACTTCCAGAATCTTAGATACAATAGATGATACAATTGCTGGAGTTGATG TTAAGTTCATCTTTAACAGAAGGATAGCTAGTTCTCGGCAAAAAGTGGCAACCAATATACAAGGGACTGCAGATAGTCTGAAACCAAATCATCCTTCTACTAGCGGTTCAGTTATGCAGAATGAACGCAATGCCGGTGATTCATCTGGTAATTGGAAGAGCGATTACGGTTACAAGAAAGAACAAGATAATGAATGTCATAACCAATTGGCTAGGAAAAGATCTACACTTGCAGAAGAAAGGTCTGACAAGGATTTTGGTCGGGTTGATGGTGAACTTGACAGTTTTAGCGCTTCAGGTAGGAGACATGATTGTCATGGAAGGAAAGACCAAGACGACGAAGTTGGAAAGCAACTGGCTAAACAAAAACCAAGGCTTGCTGATGAAAGGTGTGGTAAAGATTCTTACTGTTCGGATGACATGCCTCAGAAGAAACGGAGACTAGATGGTTCTCTTGCAGGACCAGATGGAAGGTTTAAAGTGCCGCAGAAATTAAGAAATGATGGTAGAAAAAATATAGAACCTATTAGAAGAGATGCGATGGTAGGAAAATCAAGGTTTGCAGAGGAAAGACGCAGCAATGATTTTTACGGTTTGGATGTCATGTCTCTAAAGAAACCGAGGCTAGATGGTTCTATTGCAGTATCAGATGGAAGGACAAGAGAGTCGCAGAATATAAGTCATGATGGTAAAAAAGACATGCAAGGTATGAGAAAAGATGTGATGGTAGAAAAATCAAGGCTTGCAGGGGAAAGATGCAGCAAAGATTACATGGCTCAAAAGAAACTGGAGCTGAGGGGCTCTGTTGTGGTATCAGATGGAAGGTCGAAAATGTCTCAGAAATTAAGTCATGGTGAAAGAGAAGATCCTAGAGACAAAGTCACAAGAGGGGAAGTATATTCCCAGAAGTCTAGCTTCACTGACAAGAACCAAGATCTGCTGATACCAAAATTTTCTGAAGGAAAAGTTACTAAACATGTTAGATTTGCTGAAGGAAAAGAGACCAAACATGTGAGATTTGCTGAAGAAATAGAGACTAGACATGTGAGATTTGCTGAAGGAACCGAGGCCAGACATGTGAGGTTTTCTGAAGGAACAGAGACCAGACATGTGAGGTTTTCTGAAGGAACAGAGACCAGACCTGTTAGATTTTCTGAAGGACAAGAGACAAGGCCTGCAACTGAGAAAGGTCTAATCAAGAAATCCAGCCCTGAttgtaaaatatcaaaacacaGTGAGGATAAGATGTTGACCAACGCCGATTACAGAAGACATCATCGAGTCTTCGAAGTGACTCAAAAGCCTAATGTT GAAGGAATCAAATGGTTCCGAAAACTT AGTTGGGAAGAAGATTTGAGGTGTGCAGAAGGGAAAGGGACTCTGGTTGTTCTCAGAAACTTGGATCCTTCTTATACATCTAATGAAGTGGAG AATATAATCTACTCTGCTTTGAATGAGCAATGCACGGCCAGGATGATTGAGCGGACGTCAGCTACTATTCCTCATATTG GTGAAGCTTTGGTGATATTCGAGACAACGGATGCTGCAAAAAGGGTAATTAGAAGACTACACGAGGGATGCTTGTTGTTATCAAATGGAAG GGTACTTGTTGCTACAAGTGCTAAGGTGAATCCTCCAGCTATGCCTTCATTGCCGTTTCCTGGCCATATCTCTATCCAGCGTCGAGGGAAG AGAAGCGGTGCGGTTACATCACATTGTTCTCAGGGTAATAACATTGAATTTGAAATGGGCATGGAATGGTGGTTGCACCTACGCATATACAAGCAGATTTGGGAAAGCATATATGAG CGACAAGTTgatgagaagaagaagttgcAGTTGGATGTCGAGCTAAAACACACTTAG
- the LOC108828267 gene encoding protein ALTERED PHOSPHATE STARVATION RESPONSE 1: MGCAQSRVDNEEAVARCKDRRNVIKEAVTASKAFAAGHFAYAIALKNTGAALSDYGHGESDQTLDAALEQSHFEKGDDRVAAADPAPQPPPPPPIENLPPPPPPLPKFTPSPIKRAISLPAMAGRGRKVRGIDSMAIEEEEDEDEEEEEEEKDGESSPRTPENVGKGGKLQETTSPVVVSASPGAWDYFFMPENVPGGNLEDMRMGNNHHFQFNDEEEEDGRSGLNAVEEVEPKTPEKLEEVEEEEEDEEEEEDEEEEDAVVEEAKKKQKGKAKIEHSNTAPPDFRRAVAAAKTTTAASSVNLMKILDEIDDRFLKASECAQEVSKMLEATRLHYHSNFADNRGYVDHSARVMRVITWNKSLRGISNGEGGKDDQESDEHETHATVLDKLLAWEKKLYDEVKQGEIMKIEYQKKVSLLNRHKKRGASAETVEKTKAAVSHLHTRYIVDMQSMDSTVSEVNRLRDDQLYPRLVSLVEGMAKMWTNMCIQHDTQLKIVGELKSLEISTSQKETTKQHHQQTRQFCTVLEEWHVQFESLVTHQKQYINSLNTWLKLNLIPIESSLKEKVSSPPRPQRPPIQALLHSWHDRLEKLPDEVAKSAISSFAAVVKTILLHQEEEMKLKERCEETRREFIRKKQGFEEWYQKHLQKRGPTTAEEGGDGDDDHVTERRIVVETLKKRLEDEEEAHQRHCVQVREKSLNSLKIRLPEIFRALSDYAHACADSYEKLRVISQTQKGNVSS, translated from the exons atggGATGTGCACAATCTAGGGTTGATAACGAGGAGGCCGTAGCGAGATGCAAGGACCGCCGCAACGTCATCAAGGAAGCCGTCACGGCGAGCAAAGCCTTCGCGGCGGGTCATTTCGCGTACGCCATTGCTCTGAAGAACACCGGCGCCGCTCTCAGCGACTACGGCCACGGCGAATCGGATCAAACCCTAGACGCTGCTCTGGAGCAGAGCCATTTCGAGAAAGGGGACGACCGTGTTGCTGCTGCTGATCCTGCTCCTCAGCCACCTCCGCCTCCGCCTATTGAGAACCTCCCTCCTCCGCCTCCGCCTCTCCCGAAGTTCACTCCGTCTCCGATAAAACGCGCGATCAGCTTGCCTGCGATGGCGGGGAGAGGGAGGAAGGTGCGGGGGATTGATTCTATGGCgattgaggaggaggaggatgaagacgaggaggaggaggaggaagagaaggaTGGAGAGAGTTCGCCTAGGACGCCGGAGAATGTTGGGAAAGGTGGGAAGTTGCAGGAGACGACGTCTCCGGTTGTTGTGAGCGCTTCTCCGGGGGCGTGGGATTACTTTTTCATGCCGGAGAATGTGCCTGGGGGTAACTTGGAAGATATGAGAATGGGAAACAATCATCACTTTCAGTTcaatgatgaggaagaagaagatggaagaTCTGGTCTCAATGCTGTTGAGGAGGTGGAGCCAAAGACGCCGGAGAAATTagaagaagttgaagaagaagaagaagatgaagaggaagaggaagatgaggaggaggaggatgcaGTAGTGGAAGAGGCAAAGAAGAAGCAGAAAGGGAAAGCTAAGATTGAGCATTCCAACACTGCTCCACCGGATTTCCGGCGTGCCGTCGCTGCGGCGAAGACCACGACGGCGGCTTCGAGCGTGAATCTGATGAAGATTCTTGATGAGATTGATGACAGGTTCCTAAAAGCTTCAGAGTGTGCACAGGAGGTCTCCAAGATGCTGGAAGCAACTAGGTTGCATTATCACTCCAATTTTGCTGATAACCGAG gaTATGTTGATCATTCAGCTAGGGTAATGCGGGTTATAACGTGGAATAAGTCATTAAGAGGCATATCCAACGGTGAAGGTGGAAAAGATGATCAAGAATCAGACGAGCATGAAACTCATGCGACCGTGTTGGACAAGTTGTTAGCGTGGGAGAAGAAACTCTACGATGAAGTGAAG CAAGGTGAGATTATGAAGATAGAGTATCAGAAGAAGGTATCATTACTCAACAGGCATAAAAAACGAGGTGCGAGTGCAGAAACCGTGGAGAAAACTAAAGCAGCTGTGAGTCATCTACACACAAGATACATCGTTGACATGCAGTCCATGGACTCAACCGTCTCTGAAGTTAACCGTTTAAGAGACGACCAGCTGTATCCAAGACTCGTCTCCTTAGTCGAAGG GATGGCGAAGATGTGGACAAACATGTGCATACAACACGACACACAGCTAAAAATCGTCGGAGAGCTGAAGTCTCTCGAGATCTCGACTTCTCAAAAAGAAACCACGAAGCAGCATCACCAACAGACGCGGCAGTTCTGCACCGTCCTGGAAGAATGGCACGTCCAGTTCGAGAGTCTCGTGACGCACCAGAAGCAGTACATCAACTCTCTAAACACCTGGCTGAAGCTAAACCTCATCCCCATCGAGAGCAGTCTCAAGGAGAAAGTCTCCTCTCCTCCGAGGCCTCAGCGTCCACCCATCCAAGCCCTCCTCCACTCGTGGCACGACCGCCTGGAGAAACTCCCCGACGAGGTGGCCAAGTCGGCTATCTCCTCCTTCGCGGCGGTCGTGAAAACGATCTTGCTTCACCAGGAGGAAGAGATGAAGCTGAAGGAGAGATGCGAGGAGACGAGGAGGGAGTTCATTAGGAAGAAGCAAGGGTTTGAGGAGTGGTATCAGAAACACTTGCAGAAGAGAGGACCGACGACGGCGGAGGAAGGCGGGGATGGAGATGATGATCATGTCACTGAGAGGAGGATCGTTGTGGAGACGCTGAAGAAAAGGCTTgaagacgaagaggaagctcatcAGAGGCATTGTGTCCAGGTGAGGGAGAAGTCTCTGAATAGTTTGAAGATAAGGTTGCCTGAGATCTTCAGGGCGTTGTCTGATTATGCTCACGCTTGTGCTGATTCGTATGAGAAGCTCAGAGTCATATCGCAGACTCAGAAAGGCAATGTATCTTCTTGA
- the LOC130512866 gene encoding polyadenylate-binding protein-interacting protein 6-like: MKPGVGSGLNPNAAAYVPLSKREGDSAKPVAAATHHVHHQPYGYGGVQGKGGAYIRDDDDDSEMEMEFLLTSFSGLSDESIRDVYLANNGDLDATIEMLTQLEIFSNEAEEYLPLPDTLGIADVPDETIVPSTSSAPPKQKSASNEASGSSSSTSSGTTPNNAPVSSSSS; encoded by the exons ATGAAGCCAGGAGTAGGATCAGGATTGAATCCTAACGCAGCAGCATACGTACCACTCTCCAAAAGAGAAGGTGATTCTGCAAAGCCTGTTGCTGCTGCCACACATCACGTGCACCACCAACCCTATGGTTATGGCGGAGTCCAAGGGAAGGGAGGCGCTTACATaagggatgatgatgatgattcggagatggagatggagtTTCTTTTGACTAGTTTCTCTGGTTTGTCAGATGAGTCTATTCGTGATGTTTACttggccaacaatggtgatctTGATGCAACTATCGAAATGCTCACTCAACTCGAG ATTTTCAGTAATGAAGCCGAAGAATACCTCCCACTCCCAGACACACTGGGCATTGCCGATGTACCTGATGAAACCATAGTGCCTTCAACTTCCTCAGCTCCTCCAAAACAAAAGAGTGCCAGTAATGAAGCAAgtggatcatcatcatcaacatcctCGGGTACCACCCCAAACAACGCTCCTGTATCATCATCCTCCTCCTGA
- the LOC108856833 gene encoding LOW QUALITY PROTEIN: glyoxylate/succinic semialdehyde reductase 1 (The sequence of the model RefSeq protein was modified relative to this genomic sequence to represent the inferred CDS: inserted 1 base in 1 codon), whose product MEIGFLGLGIMGKAMSMNLLKHGFKLTVWNRTLSKCDELVEHGASVCETPAEVIKKCKYTIAMLSDPSAALSVVFDKDGVLEQICEGKGYIDMSTVDAETXLKINEAITGKGGRFVEGPVSGSKN is encoded by the exons atggagattGGGTTTCTGGGCTTGGGTATCATGGGAAAGGCCATGTCAATGAATCTACTGAAACATGGTTTCAAGCTAACCGTCTGGAACAGGACACTCtccaag TGCGATGAACTTGTGGAGCATGGAGCTTCAGTATGCGAGACTCCAGCTGAAGTAATCAAGAAATGCAAATACACTATCGCTATGCTCTCTGACCCTTCTGCTGCTCTTTCG GTTGTTTTCGATAAAGATGGCGTTTTGGAGCAAATCTGTGAAGGGAAAGGCTATATCGATATGTCAACTGTTGATGCTGAGA CCTTAAAGATCAATGAG GCAATCACCGGGAAAGGTGGTCGGTTTGTAGAAGGTCCGGTTTCAGGTAGCAAGAA CTGA
- the LOC130494855 gene encoding zinc finger BED domain-containing protein RICESLEEPER 2-like yields MESRSDSEEQFTMDTNYTPPSTLDFASQATLDALAVLEGSSDPRGEGGVTSDAIGAKTQASKRKVMSLDDETDDSDVEITPPPQTNIPRRKSRFGTATGKPMLQSTIDGGIGSSSQACRKKKPVPVKSVIRGGRRKPLTQSQKGKAKATTPQKKKKVEEIPDFDDSLEEEELDEEEELNEEEIEMDNRQRSDVWPDFTVVHKPNGTMKAQCNHCRNEYAWHSHSHGTSGLRRHHFKCKVYQRKNRNQQNINFEGKLHSGKYDHTVFRQMVAKTIVQHDLPYSYVEYEKVRETWTYLNPDVQTICRNTARSDVYRLYESERDALRRELATLPGRVSLTSDLWTSIKREGYMCVTAHYIDRNWKLNSKIITFCALAPPHTVTLDNATSNDSMQDIVKSQLMLIDDLVCGGEFFHVRCAAHILNLIVQDGLKVIKGALHKVRESVKYVLSSTSREVLFGKAVVAANVKETRGLILDVSTRWNSTYYMLQIAVNYRKAFEKFESFDKRGFTIAPTAEEWTRASNICTFLGPFAVITKMMSGTNYPTSNLYFYQVWMIHDWLRNNEESDDEVVRFMVSPMKEKFDKYWDDVSGLFAMAAVFDPRFKLSIVEHCLGKLDMSTKDVKVKNLRERLSNLFESYDKKSKVNSPSTESREMVPPKTCEPVST; encoded by the exons ATGGAATCAAGGAGTGATTCAGAAGAGCAGTTCACGATGGATACTAACTACACTCCACCATCAACATTGGACTTCGCGAGTCAAGCTACTTTAGATGCTCTTGCTGTGCTTGAAGGGAGCTCTGATCCAAGGGGAGAAGGTGGTGTAACTTCTGATGCTATTGGTGCAAAGACGCAAGCAAGCAAAAGAAAGGTGATGAGCCTTGACGATGAGACTGATGATTCTGATGTTGAAATCACTCCACCACCCCAAACAAACATACCTCGCAGAAAGAGCAGATTTGGAACAGCCACGGGGAAACCCATGTTGCAGTCCACAATAGATGGTGGCATAGGCTCGTCCTCACAGGCGTGTAGAAAGAAGAAGCCTGTACCTGTGAAATCAGTGATTCGGGGAGGAAGAAGGAAGCCATTGACTCAGTCGCAAAAGGGCAAGGCCAAGGCTACCACTccgcaaaagaagaagaaggtcgaGGAGATACCAGACTTTGATGACTCATTGGAGGAAGAGGAGttggatgaagaagaggagTTGAATGAAGAAGAAATCGAAATGGACAATAGGCAAAGATCAGATGTGTGGCCTGATTTCACGGTGGTCCACAAACCGAATGGGACGATGAAAGCTCAATGCAATCATTGCAGGAATGAGTATGCTTGGCATTCCCACTCGCATGGAACCAGTGGGCTGAGAAGGCATCATTTTAAATGTAAGGTGTATCAAAGGAAAAATAGAAATCAGCAGAATATCAATTTCGAGGGGAAGTTACACTCTGGCAAGTATGATCATACCGTCTTTCGACAGATGGTAGCTAAGACGATAGTCCAGCATGATCTACCATACTCGTACGTAGAGTATGAGAAAGTGCGAGAAACTTGGACGTATTTGAATCCTGATGTGCAGACCATTTGCCGAAACACGGCTAGATCAGATGTATATCGACTATATGAAAGCGAGAGAGACGCATTGAGGAGAGAGTTAGCTACACTTCCTGGTCGAGTATCATTGACATCTGACTTGTGGACGTCAATAAAACGTGAAGGGTACATGTGTGTGACTGCACATTACATTGATCGGAACTGGAAGTTGAACAGCAAGATCATCACGTTTTGTGCTCTAGCGCCACCACACACTG TCACATTGGATAATGCTACAAGTAATGACTCGATGCAAGATATTGTGAAGTCCCAGCTAATGTTGATTGATGACTTGGTGTGTGGAGGAGAATTTTTCCATGTAAGATGTGCAGCTCACATACTTAACCTTATAGTGCAAGATGGGTTAAAGGTTATTAAAGGCGCTTTGCACAAAGTAAGAGAGAGTGTGAAGTATGTGTTATCATCTACATCGCGGGAGGTGTTGTTCGGAAAAGCAGTGGTTGCTGCGAATGTAAAAGAAACTCGGGGGCTGATATTGGATGTCTCGACCAGATGGAACTCGACTTACTATATGCTGCAAATTGCAGTAAATTACCGTAAGGCATTTGAGAAGTTTGAGTCATTTGACAAGCGAGGTTTTACAATAGCGCCCACAGCTGAAGAATGGACAAGAGCAAGTAATATCTGCACTTTTCTGGGGCCGTTTGCTGTGATCACAAAGATGATGTCTGGCACAAATTACCCGACATCTAATTTGTATTTCTATCAAGTCTGGATGATACATGATTGGCTCCGGAATAATGAGGAAAGCGATGATGAGGTTGTCAGATTCATGGTGTCACCAATGAAGGAGAAGTTTGACAAATATTGGGATGATGTCAGTGGTCTTTTTGCAATGGCAGCAGTGTTTGATCCCCGATTTAAGCTATCAATTGTTGAGCATTGTTTAGGGAAGCTTGACATGAGTACAAAAGATGTTAAGGTGAAGAACTTGCGTGAGAGACTCAGCAATCTCTTTGAGTCTTATGACAAAAAATCCAAGGTTAACTCCCCTTCTACAGAGTCACGTGAGATGGTTCCACCCAAAACATGTGAGCCAGTGTCCACATAA